A portion of the Cryptomeria japonica chromosome 5, Sugi_1.0, whole genome shotgun sequence genome contains these proteins:
- the LOC131032702 gene encoding uncharacterized protein LOC131032702, translating to MTDNYTAIRNPIFDGTNYAFWSIKMEAYLNALGYDVWQYMVDGYSPPSNPPTDQAGKKKSENNAKAKHALMCSLGDSEFTKVMHCKSAKEIWNKLKGIYEGDEKVKEAKLKSHRTQFDSLKMKEDENIATYFLHVDEIVNAIKGLGEEIEEKVLVRKFIRSLKMKFDSKISAIEEMKDLGKLTKDELHGILTAYKMRVEDKPSQKGVSFKASKKGKNKNYAPNESASSGSDDAEAYFMRKFKKGKGKYKGKFPFKCFNCGKVGHYASKCAQNESESSEEEKKNYSKKKGNKSFKKNFSKHKKSFYSRQSSSSSEESFEDCSSSDGEETLFMAMKVEDDEDEKESEQEVACDEEDVDLEEELHYAYKQNEKLKGKVSKYKTQ from the coding sequence ATGACAGATAATTATACAGCAATTAGAAACCCAATCTTTGATGGgacaaattatgcattttggaGCATCAAGATGGAAGCCTACTTGAATGCACTTGGTTATGATGTTTGGCAATATATGGTAGATGGTTATTCACCTCCTTCTAATCCTCCAACAGACCAAGCAGGAAAGAAGAAAAGTGAGAATAATGCCAAAGCTAAACATGCTCTTATGTGTAGCCTTGGAGATTCTGAGTTCACAAAGGTCATGCATTGCAAATCAGCCAAAGAGatatggaacaaattgaaaggtaTTTATGAAGGGGATGAGAAAGTAAAAGAGGCCAAACTAAAATCGCATAGAACGCAATTTGATAGCCTTAAAATGAAGGAAGATGAAAACATAGCCACTTATTTTTTGCATGTGGATGAAATTGTGAATGCAATCAAAGGACTAggagaagaaattgaagaaaaggtCCTTGTTCGTAAATTTATAAGATCTTTAAAAATGAAATTTGACTCCAAGATATCAGCAATAGAAGAAATGAAGGATTTGGGCAAGTTGACAAAAGATGAATTGCATGGGATTCTCACAGCCTATAAAATGAGAGTTGAAGACAAACCATCACAAAAGGGGGTATCCTTCAAAGCATCAAAGAAGGGTAAGAATAAAaattatgcaccaaatgaaagtgCAAGTAGTGGATCAGATGATGCAGAAGCCTACTTCATGAGAAAGTTCAAAAAGGGTaaaggcaaatacaaaggcaaattcccattcaaatgctttaattgtggcaaGGTTGGGCACTATGCTTCAAAGTGTGCCCAAAATGAAAGTGAAAGtagtgaagaggagaagaaaaactaTTCAAAGAAGAAAGGAAATAAATCCTTCAAGAAGAACTTTTCAAAACATAAGAAGAGCTTCTACTCTAGACAAAGCTCTAGTTCATCGGAAGAAAGCTTTGAAGATTGCTCCAGCAGTGATGGTGAAGAGACACTCTTCATGGCAATGAAagttgaagatgatgaagatgagaaaGAATCAGAGCAAGAAGTTGCTTGTGATGAAGAAGATGTAGATCTAGAAGAAGAGTTACATTATGCAtataaacaaaatgaaaagctaaaaggaAAGGTCTCAAAATATAAGACACAATGA